From the genome of Acropora palmata chromosome 8, jaAcrPala1.3, whole genome shotgun sequence:
ACCCAACTGGTCACTTTTCTGAGAGCAAAGACCAATGAAACAATCATGACAAGACACGCAACAAATCAACAGTATGAACTGGCACAATCAGCGCCGGGAGTGAGTATCAGCATTGAGGACTGGCATGACTTCAGCAACGGAGCTGAACTGAGATAACCTTGACTTATTCCAGCTGGTGATCAGAGTGGAAATTGcagactgaaaaaaaacacttgatgaaaagaaaataaggaaatagGCAAAATGACAGCTcttcaaataaacaaaacttcaCATAAGATTTTGGTAGAtagcaagaaagaaaaatatgattttcattctttttgcCTGAGATATTGCTCAATTGGTATTAATACTTTTTTATGTCATTCTTCAGGATGAttgataacaaaattaaacaatacGTAAAAACTGGGAATTaaattctttccattttttcaaacAGAGAAACATTTTTATACTTCTATTTCTAGCACAGCAATAAGAGTACAGATTGCACATCAAAGAGTATGTTGATGTAAATCTCAGAAAGAAAGTTTTAAggaggaaatgaaaaaatttaaaagacaaaatggCATCAATTGAAGCGAACCACTAGGTCAAGACATAATCTTTGTAGAAGTTACTGGAATCACCTTTGCCACAAAAAGTTTACACGTCTGAAATAAAAAGGATACAATCCAAGAACAACTGCCTCAAGACATTTTATTGGCAATGACTCCTTGATCATCTCTCTTGCAGTTTCCATCAATCTAATTACAGAGTCAGAATGAAAAACACATTCTGAAATCTCATTATTTACTGTAATGTGATAAAACAAGATGATTTTATTTTAGCAAAAGGTTAAACTGCCAAGAGAGAACACATCAACATGCTCCTAGAGATATACATCTAGCGTCACAGGCCAAagagctaaaaaaaataatatcatacaaaagttaataatttattaatactTGTAAAAAGGTTGATTTATTAAGGCCTGCAAGCGAGCAGAGTTAAAAACTAACAACATCTGTCCTTACAACTTGACCACGACCTCCTCAAACTGCTTTCCTTCTTTACtcatgaagaaaacaaagtatTAAGGCACTACAGCACAATAATTTGTGAGcccatgcattttttttaaaactcacTTCATCAACAATAATCTGAGTTCAATTAAATTCCATTACCCTGTAAGTGGTCTCCATTTcttaatttcaaaaaattgagTGCCTGTATGATTATATCTGATCCATTTGTCAAGGAAAAGGCAGTTTGCACTTCACCCATTTAAGCTTGTCAACAGTAATAAACTTGATAGCTTCCTTGATCATAGTGAATGGCAAATGTGATGAGGGGCATTGAGGGAGAGGGGataatctgaaaaaaaattatttccctTTTCTCTCTCATTTGCTGAAAATAACAGAATTCCTGCAGGTGTCAAGCAAAAGGACGGGAAAAATAGGCATGCAATGCATGCAAATGGGTGGTGTTAGGCCACTGAACAGGCTGATTTCAATCATGTTAGACACTATGTAAGATTGGAACTTTCAATGAGACTTAAGTGAGAAGAATAATATTAGTGAAAATAACAATGTACATGCaggagaaaaacaacaatacaAGGAAGACTGTAGTAAGATTTTCTATCTGTTTTGTTACGGTTATTAAAAGGCCTGCAACAGTTTTATGAGTCGATCAGTCCCAGGTAGTCTATGATTCTCTTAAAGACGGAAATCAGTAGCTACCTCTGCTTGTTTAAATAACAACCAGAAAGTCATCTGACATTTGGATGGTGGAgataataatgattttattatGACCTCTCCTGTACAAAAAGTACActaattattttccttgaataACTGGAATTCTGTGTAGTAGCAATGTGACACCtgcaataataaaattatacaaTTATATCTTTAATTCTGAGGCTTCTAAAGGCTTGGGTCATCTGGTGTACCTGACTTGGTCAGATGTGTAAAAAGATTTATCCATAGATTTACATCCTCTGAAGAGTatttaaatataaatttattcTCTATAGTTACAgtattaatgttttttttagctATGCAACATTCAATGATTCAAGGATACTGCAGTTGTTGCAAATAGTTCTGCACTAGTCCCAGCTTTTCTTCAACTGACATGAAAGATGTGAACACAGGTGCACTCACATATGGGACCTATAGAGTCAAGGATGTCCAAagattattgaaaaaaatatcatcagcactaatagacctaatcggctaactcggtgttgtacccaattcaaatctcgcggggttaaaattctttgtgtgctgcatttgcattagaatgtggcattcatatttaaatgatatggaaatgtatgagacaaaacgttttattcccaaagggtttaaattgggtacaacattgagttagccgatttaAGGTCTATGATGCTGGTAAACTTTAGAATACCTGGCCACTAATACAACCAGCCCCTACATGATGGGCAGTGTTGGCAAAAGTCATTGAAGTTTAATACGGGGGTAACACATAAGACACGGGCTAAAAGCTCCAATGAGCTTTCCTTGTAATGCcaaatttgctgaaaaaaaattgtcattgaATAATCACAGCATCCTTTGCCTTCTGACTCGCTTTTCAGAAGGTCAAACTTAGGGTTAACAGTGGCTCGATATTCTGCGGTCGCTTTAATAATGCTCCTTACAAGCCATTAATTtgtgtttcatccaaaactgGAAGGATGAAGAAACATTTAGGGTGCGTTCCTTTAGGATGATCTGAATCAGAATCAGAAATACAAGATCATGGTGCGTCAAAGGAACCGATAAATCCATTCTGGGATAGTGCTTAGATCCTTTGATCGGCCCATGATTCGAGTAATCTTGGATCATTGATTCTGATCCAGATCATCCCAAAGGAACGCATTCTTAGAAAAGTCACCACAGCAGAGAGGACTCTACCACCTCCCATCCCTCAGCCATGCAAATGGCAGGTACAGTAAAACCAGCTTCACCTTGGTACCTTTTGTGACATTCAAACGCAATAAACTTCACCTTGACTAACTTCTGATTATCTCGTATACTCTGTGCTATTTGAGGTCCCTTGGGATGAATCTTTTCAACATGTTGCCACATTCTTTCCCAGGTTTTCTCCTTGATGGGAAATCCATCTTTATTTACATAAAACAACACGCCACTTTCATCTTCAGTCGGAAGATCCTTGGTGTCCTCATCTTCACGATTGCATGAGTTCTCTGACACAGTCAATGTGTTCTGTTCgctcatttgaaaactgcttgtCGTGTCACAGAAGGAGAGGAAGTGTCACCTTCCACCAATTAATACAACCACTCTATGAAGCAATTAATTCCTGCCACGTACTTTATCAGGATAAATTTTGGTTCAGTATCGGCGTTTTGCTCTCTGCCATCAGTTTTGACGCTCAAAGAATACTGAAGGTCATCTATGAACACCATCCTGTGTTGCTATGCAACGATGCTTTGTGAAGTACGCTGTGTCATCGCTGACTCAGAAAGAGAGTTCAGCAAACATGGCGGACTCAACTAGCCAATCAAAGGAGGTGTGACATATTGCCACATCACACATACAAAGTTGTCCGTCTCAATGAGCTCTGTAGTGCATTCATTTtatccttttatttcattgtaaaaAATGTCCTCATGGCTGAGCAGTAACCTGACAGGTAGTCTTTCAAGCATCTCTAATCTAACCGGacaaatttcttctttcactCGCGAGATATTGACAGAGGGTGCAGATGAAGTGTCTGGTAAGATCAGTTGAATGTCTTCATTTCGTGTACATTTCGCCTGTTTTACCGTTAATTAAAGCCCCTTGAAGGGCCAAGCCATCAACTTCCTTGTTTTGTCTTACATCTCAGCTGATTGCCAGATATGCGTTAATAATGTACGGTGTAATAAAATCATCAGCTGTACGTGTGCGCTGATATGTAAATGTCATATGATCATGACAATGAAGCTAAAGTACCGTATTTGTGTCACAACAGACCCTTCTGCGGAGCTGCATGTTGCACAAGCTCGGATAAATGAACTTGAAGCAATCCTCTTAACGCAAAAGGCGGAGGTAAGGTTTGcgtaaaattgaatttgaattatgatgtttttaatatttctgTCTAACATTCTATAAGATATGTATCAATTATATCAAATTAATCGGTCTAGATTTTGAGAAGTTTGACATCTGAACTTGCGTGCTAAAGAAATTCGAAAGCTGTTGATTTTTGAAATCGTGGTTTCTTTTTGCGTTCTGTGAGTTgttgtacaataataatactggAAAGGAagagtttgtttcattttgtttatgctaattattttcaccattttcttttgcagtatGAAAGAGTTCAACACAATAACGAGGAGCTTCATGTCAGACTGGAGGCATCTGAGCTTCAAATCAGCAATATTTCAAAAGAGTATAGAGCACAGTTGCACAACCAAGAGGTGTCCTTTTGTTAGTTTAGCATTTACCGTTTCAgtccagggcccagttgttcaaaggttggatagtGCTTTCCATTGGAAGAGATTATTAAgtattatcaaaattaattgtccACCCATTGAATAGTTCTGTGCATATGATGTCGatacatgaaagtcatgtACTTCAATACCATTGGATAGTTCTACGGTAATCCAACCTTTTAACAATTTGGACCAGACCATCAGTTTAAGGCATCTTCACAACTGCTTAACTTGCTTTGAGCTCAACTGAGATATTCCTCTCTGTAAGCTGCTTATGAGGGAAAAGTGGTCGATACAATTCCACCATATTAGGCTCAGCTGATTTACCATTTCATTGCTGAACCAGCCAAACCCATAATTATATGTAAGGGATGCTGGTATTTTATAACTTTTCAGTATGTTctccaaacaagaaaaaggaaattgtcCTGTGGTGAAGAGGTCGGTCTTCTGTGTTCTGCATATGTAAATAACAATATTTGTTATAATATCATTACAAAAGAGTGAAGGAGAGTATAGCACTGTTGTACATTTGTTGTGACTTAAATGTTTTGCTCTTGCCTGTTGTCTAGTCATTAGTTTATTCTTTTGCCTGTCACCTTTTTTACCATGATATTGATAGATATTTATGTTGTGTTAACTCTTCGTTacttttttcctattttgagCAGCAGGAACTGATTAAACATAGAGAGTCCAGCAGGTTTCTTGAGGAACATGGCCATAGCTTTGGACAAAGAGAGAGACTTGACTCAACAGGCAGCACTGATGAGTCTACAGAAACCAAAAGactgcaaaatgaaataataaagcTTCAAGCAGAATGCCAGTGCTGGAAATCTATTTCACATGGAGCAGTGAGTTGTAAATTGTCTATGTTTTTTGCTATAAAACTACTATCTGTTCTCTGGTGTTAACTCCTTGCCTAATGTTGGTACATGTAAGTAGTGTCTAAGCGGTAACATTTAAATAGACGTGTCAATATGGTGTAACATTGCCATTCTCCAGTAGCTGAGTGATGTCCtaccaatgaaaaaaaaaaaaggaagaaaagtgAAATGAAGCATATTAAAGCTGATGCAAACAACATGGCATACCTCTACCTATCATTAGCAAGCATTTCAACCAAGTAGGGAAATAAGCAACACCAACCTTATTAAAAGAGGTTGGCACACAGGGAAATGAACAACGCAACTCCACTAATGGAAAATGATAACGACAGTAACAGTAGAGATTCCACACATGTGTACATTACATGTTGTATGATTCAAACAAAGACAATTCTATTCTTTcagtaattataataatattatcatagGGTCTCCTTACCCTAGCAAGGAGTCATGAACTAAAGGTGAAAGTTGAGAGTCAAACTACATTGAATTCACTTtctcttgaatttcattttatcttgaatttcattttgacgtatttttttcaatagttTATAACATTCTTATGAATTTGAgcattttcttgtcttttattCCAAGGAAAATCAGGATAAACTACACAAAGAAATTGACCAGTATCAGCATGAACTGACAGCTTTACAGAGTAGTTACtcacaaaaaattgcaacCCTCAGCAAGAAGCATAAACAAGAGCTGGTCAAATGTCAAGATGAAAGGGAACGATTGGCACAAAGATGTGAAGAACTGGAGGAGCGACTGCTTAACCAAGAAAAATCAGGTGTGTGGATTGAgtactgtaataattatgatattattattttacattgtACAGTCATACCTTGATTATAAGGACTTGCTTTTCTGGCCTCAGAGTTTTGTAAATATAAGTTtgtcacattaatttttatgatccactgcaaaacttttttccttcaaattatGTGATGAAACTCCAATATGAACTGAATTTGTTTCTcttcaaaacagaaatttgtaTGCTTTTCATGCTCACACAAGTTAATAAGTAATGCATTTTCATTGAGCTCTAATCAGTGTGGTTTGAAGAGTTCATCACATCAACAAAATGCAAGCAATCTTTTCTTTCCATAACACATAAAcagtcaataataattattattattttgcaaggAGGAAAAGGAACCAATTTATCAGTTACTGAGTACGCTGTCAGCAGAAAGCAGATTTTGATATCCACAAAAACAAGGATAAAATCGTGAAACTTTGACCTTGACTCTTTTTAATATTGTGAAGTGAtcgatatatgaaatgtttcatatattgaactgtggatttgaaatcaagtaagctatgatcttcacagttatgaacccaatttaagcaattattGCAtttagaagcctgaaaaagtcaggacttcaatggggtttgaacctgtgacctcgcgatattggtgcgacgctctaaccaactgctCTAACACTTTAACCAACTagctcgcgataccggtgtgacgctctaaccaactgctctaacgctctaaccaactagctcagttggttacagcgtcgcaccggtattcgtgaggtcacgggttcaaacccccttgaagtcctgactttttcaggcttctatacacaACTgcttaaattgctttcataactgtgaAGATCATGGCTTACTTGATCTTTttaatatacatatttttaattattcaggCTCTCGAGTTGGGCTCATTTATTTTAAGCAAGAAAACTGACAAACTGGTACCAAATCAATGTCTACCTAATATCTCATTCACTCTTATGAAGGGCTAAGGTTTGAAACATTGGCTTTGTAATCTTTTCGTGTTGGTAACTTGACCCTTTGATTATTCTTTTTTGATACCAAGTTGGCAAATCTCAGTTCCCACTAACAGGCACTgcagtttccttagaaaccAAGCCTTTCATATTCTTAATTACAGTTTGACTCACcaaaaaaatcttgaacatATTATGCACCTCTCAAGTTGAATATCATGCTTGtaataaagaagaaaat
Proteins encoded in this window:
- the LOC141889031 gene encoding tubulinyl-Tyr carboxypeptidase 1-like isoform X2, producing the protein MSEQNTLTVSENSCNREDEDTKDLPTEDESGVLFYVNKDGFPIKEKTWERMWQHVEKIHPKGPQIAQSIRDNQKLVKVPYVSAPVFTSFMSVEEKLGLVQNYLQQLQYNHTGTQFFEIKKWRPLTGLMETAREMIKESLPIKCLEAVVLGLYLTCGISDLHRFTISFKTNFNGRFYRHVVLGVHYYGKFGTLGLSRRNDLMFKSLKFKSLFDLLEDFTVSYNNYHHILKKIKLSLPVVHDTHSCERIQWKYLTLSPLKTCQLDMKKVLDKFTREIRITFYP
- the LOC141889031 gene encoding tubulinyl-Tyr carboxypeptidase 1-like isoform X3; this translates as MSEQNTLTVSENSCNREDEDTKDLPTEDESGVLFYVNKDGFPIKEKTWERMWQHVEKIHPKGPQIAQSIRDNQKLVKVPYVSAPVFTSFMSVEEKLGLVQNYLQQLQYNHTGTQFFEIKKWRPLTGLMETAREMIKESLPIKCLEAVVLGLYLTCGISDLHRFTISFKTNFNGRFYRHVVLGVHYYGKFGTLGLSRRNDLMFKSLKFKSLFDLLEDFTVSYNNYHHILKKIKLSLPVVHDTHSCERIQWKYLTLSPLKTCQLDMKKVLDKFTREIRITAKR